GCATAACCGCGCAGGGTCGTGCGCTCGGCCAGCGGACCGGACAGGATGGTCGCCGCGCCGGCGGCCAGCGCGATGTGGAACAGCAGAATTGGCCCGGCAGCCTCGGCGCCGGGCAGGAACGGCCCGTGGCCGATCAGGCGATGGCCATCGCCGGTCGCCATCAGACCTTCGCCGATGGCCCAGATGATCAACACGCTGAGTCCGGCCTGGACCAGGGCCTTGGCAGCGGCATTGACGCTGTGCTTGGCGCGCACCAGGCCGCTTTCCAGTGTCACCTGGCCGGCCAGCACCAGGAAGGCGCAGAGCGTCGCCGCGACCAGCCAGGCGTCGTTGGCATGCTGAACGTCCATCGAGCTGCCCAATGAGCCAAAGCGGTGCGTGCCGGCGATCTTGGATTGCCGTGGTTAACGCTACGTTAGCCAAACGGAAAACAGTGAGGCGTGGAGCGCATTCAGGCGCCCGGCGCAAACCGGCCGCGCTCGCGGTCGCGCCATTCCCTCGGGCGGATGAACTGGCCGGCCCAGACCCCCTTGCGTTCGCTTCGGGCGCTGGCCTCTTCCTGCAGATAGGAACCGTAGGAGACGGCATGGCCGCCCGCCACCAGCGCGCGGCCGAGGTCGACGCCGTCGACCCGGCACAGCGCGACGGTGCGACCGAAGCGGTCGATGTCGCGCCGCTCGCAGGTGACGATCTGGCCGGCGATCAGCGCGATCAGCTGGCGTGCCGCCTCCCGCCCGCACAGCACCTCGCGGCCCTCACGGGTGCAGCGCTGGAACAGTTCCGGTGCGTCGACGCCGTAAATGCGCACCTCGGTGCCGGCGACCATCAGGCTGTCGCCGTCGATCACGCGGGCGTGGCCGCTGATGATCGGCCGGGACGGAACGTTCCTGAGCGCATAGGCGCCGACGCCCGCCGCGATGACGAAGAGAGCCAGCGCAAGGGTCGTGAAAGCCCGGTTGACGGGCGGCCTGCGCGATCTCCTCCAGCGTGTCATGGCGGTCCATTGGTGGAT
This portion of the Phreatobacter stygius genome encodes:
- a CDS encoding thermonuclease family protein, which translates into the protein MSWIHQWTAMTRWRRSRRPPVNRAFTTLALALFVIAAGVGAYALRNVPSRPIISGHARVIDGDSLMVAGTEVRIYGVDAPELFQRCTREGREVLCGREAARQLIALIAGQIVTCERRDIDRFGRTVALCRVDGVDLGRALVAGGHAVSYGSYLQEEASARSERKGVWAGQFIRPREWRDRERGRFAPGA